In Spirochaetota bacterium, a single window of DNA contains:
- a CDS encoding MBL fold metallo-hydrolase, translating to MRGPNRPATMWRTTTPGGTTWTWSRPVSRPCAPTIRRGPWRAPGGRSISGFPSRPRTTAACATASSPPPWRTAGSSTRREASFTSTGAGRAAASSRCASKSGVCATSPPRRGRAPRTGPRTTTRRRRRSGRSSTAPSWERNHGHKQLPRPMRVIPLQSGSAGNCIYIESSGVSLLIDAGISGKRAKERLAACGRDIARVDALIVSHDHADHVSCAGIFHRKFGMPLYISEKTLRAARASRDQGTLREVRHFRPGDAFRIGALTVETIPTPHDGADGSAFVIDDGAVRLGIFTDLGHVFGALERALSSVDAALLESNYDPAMLEDGSYPAALKKRIRGKGGHLSNLEAAELAAAHGGRLAWLCLAHLSGENNTPALALRAHREVLGAGFSLHVADRYAAGPVLELPAPS from the coding sequence ATGCGCGGACCGAATCGCCCGGCGACCATGTGGCGTACGACGACCCCCGGGGGGACAACCTGGACCTGGTCGCGTCCGGTATCAAGACCGTGCGCTCCGACCATACGTCGCGGCCCATGGCGCGCGCCCGGCGGGCGATCGATCTCAGGCTTTCCTTCACGCCCGCGGACTACAGCCGCATGTGCCACGGCTTCCAGCCCTCCGCCATGGAGGACCGCTGGTTCATCTACGAGGAGGGAGGCGTCTTTTACTTCCACCGGAGCTGGTCGGGCCGCTGCATCTTCACGGTGCGCTTCGAAAAGCGGGGTGTGCGCTACGTCTCCGCCGAGACGTGGGCGAGCGCCGAGGACGGGCCCCAGGACGACGACACGGCGAAGAAGACGATCCGGGAGGTCATCGACCGCGCCCTCCTGGGAAAGGAATCATGGACATAAACAGCTCCCGCGGCCCATGCGCGTAATACCCCTCCAGTCCGGGAGCGCCGGAAATTGCATCTACATCGAGTCCTCTGGCGTGAGCCTGCTCATCGACGCGGGTATAAGCGGGAAGCGCGCGAAAGAGCGCCTGGCGGCTTGCGGGCGCGACATCGCGCGCGTCGACGCGCTCATCGTCTCCCACGATCACGCCGATCACGTCTCGTGCGCCGGTATCTTCCATCGTAAATTCGGCATGCCCCTCTATATCTCGGAGAAGACGCTGCGCGCGGCGCGGGCGTCGCGCGACCAGGGTACGCTCCGCGAGGTGCGCCACTTCCGCCCGGGGGACGCGTTCCGGATCGGTGCGCTCACCGTGGAGACCATTCCCACGCCCCACGACGGCGCGGACGGGTCCGCGTTCGTGATCGACGACGGCGCGGTCCGCCTGGGCATATTCACCGACCTGGGACACGTGTTCGGTGCGCTCGAGCGCGCCCTCTCGTCTGTGGACGCCGCCCTGCTTGAAAGCAACTACGACCCGGCCATGCTCGAGGACGGATCGTACCCGGCCGCGCTTAAAAAGCGTATCCGCGGGAAGGGCGGGCACCTCTCAAACCTCGAGGCGGCGGAGCTCGCCGCCGCGCACGGGGGCCGCCTCGCGTGGCTGTGCCTGGCGCACCTCTCGGGGGAGAACAACACCCCGGCGCTCGCCCTGCGGGCGCACCGGGAGGTACTGGGCGCGGGCTTTTCCCTTCACGTGGCGGACCGTTACGCGGCAGGCCCCGTGCTGGAGCTTCCGGCCCCGTCATGA